The stretch of DNA GAATGGCTTTTTTAGGTAAATCCTTTATCGCCCAAAAACGAGCAACGACCAATAAATATTCTAAATCATCGGATAAAATATCTTTTAATTCTGTAATTAATTCCGCTGCTTTTTTTAGTTGAGTTAACGATAGGTGATATTCAATTTTCTTTACTTTAAGGTCATGGTGATCCGGATGCAATGAAAAGGCATAATCAAGCGCTTTCTTAGCATATTCAAAATCGCTCACGTCTAAGTAAAAAGAAATTATTTCTTGTAACTGTTCAGTGTCAAAGTAAATATTTTCTTTGTGGTCCAACATGTGTTCGAATTGTTCGATCAATTCGTTATTTAAAAACTCATCCTCCATAATACCTATCTAAAATAGAAAAATGCTTTTAAATAAAAGCATTTTTCAAAGTTTATAGTTTTGCACAACTAATTAACAAATGGATTATATGATCGACTGGATACTTTCAATCATTTTATCGGCTAATTGGTTGGCATTTTCTTCTGATGTACTTTCTGTATAAATTCTAATAATTGGTTCTGTATTAGATTTACGTAAATGAACCCATTCGTTTTCAAAATCGATTTTTACACCATCCACTGTATTGATTTCTTCATTTTTATAAAGTTCTTGAACTTTAATTAATAAATCATCAACATTGATTTCTGGCGTTAATTTAATTTTCTTTTTTGCCATAAAGTATGCAGGATAAGATGCTCTTAAGTCAGAAACTGACATTTCATTTTCTGCTAAATGAGATAAGAATAATGCAATTCCAACTAATGAATCACGACCATAATGCAATTCTGGATAGATAATTCCTCCATTTCCTTCTCCACCGATTAAAGCATTATTCTCTTTCATTGCTACAACAACATTCACTTCACCGACTGCGGATGGAGTATAAGTTTGTCCGTGTTTAGTTGCAATATCACGTAATGCACGAGAAGAAGATAAGTTAGAAACTGTAGCAGAAGGAGTTTTTCCCAATACATAATCCGCTACTGCGACTAATGTATATTCTTCTCCAAACATATTACCTTTTTCATCAATGATTGCTAATCGATCTACATCTGGATCTACTACAATCCCAAAATCAGCTTTTTCTTCAACAACTTTGGCACAGATATCTCCTAAATGCTCCTTTAAAGGTTCTGGGTTGTGAGGAAAATGGTCAGTAGGTTCGCAATACATTTTGATGTATTCTACGCCTAATTTATCTAATAAATTAGGAATAGAGATTCCACCAGTCGAATTTACAGCATCAATTGCTACTTTAAATTTCTTCGCTTTGATAGCTTCAACATTCACTAATGGCAATGCTAAGATTTTCTCAATGTGTAAATCAATAGCTCCATCAAATGTTTCGTAAGAACCTAGATCGTCAACTTGAGCAAAATTGTAATCATCTGCATCAACAGTGGCTAAAATTTGAGCGCCATCTTCCGCAGAGACAAATTCTCCCTTTGCATTTAATAATTTTAATGCATTCCATTGTTTTGGATTGTGTGATGCAGTTAATATAATTCCTCCATCAGCTTCTAAATGCGTTACCATAACTTCTACTGTAGGAGTTGTTGATAAGCCTAAATCAACAACATGAATACCTAAACCTTGTAAAGTTGAACAAACTAATTGAGAAATCATTTGTCCTGATATACGAGCATCACGACCAACAATTACTTTATAATTTTCTTTATTTGATTGATTTTTTAGCCAAGTACCGTAAGCTGCTGCAAATTTAACAGCGTCAATAGGTGTTAAATTATCTCCTGGATTTCCTCCAATTGTACCTCTAAATCCTGAAATAGATTTAATTAAAGACATAGTTAAGTTTATTAATTTGACCAAAGTTACAAAATGCCCAACAACTTTTAAAATACAGATTGGTATGATTTTAGTTCACTTATAATTAACAACTTAAAATACTATAATTAT from Faecalibacter sp. LW9 encodes:
- the glmM gene encoding phosphoglucosamine mutase, encoding MSLIKSISGFRGTIGGNPGDNLTPIDAVKFAAAYGTWLKNQSNKENYKVIVGRDARISGQMISQLVCSTLQGLGIHVVDLGLSTTPTVEVMVTHLEADGGIILTASHNPKQWNALKLLNAKGEFVSAEDGAQILATVDADDYNFAQVDDLGSYETFDGAIDLHIEKILALPLVNVEAIKAKKFKVAIDAVNSTGGISIPNLLDKLGVEYIKMYCEPTDHFPHNPEPLKEHLGDICAKVVEEKADFGIVVDPDVDRLAIIDEKGNMFGEEYTLVAVADYVLGKTPSATVSNLSSSRALRDIATKHGQTYTPSAVGEVNVVVAMKENNALIGGEGNGGIIYPELHYGRDSLVGIALFLSHLAENEMSVSDLRASYPAYFMAKKKIKLTPEINVDDLLIKVQELYKNEEINTVDGVKIDFENEWVHLRKSNTEPIIRIYTESTSEENANQLADKMIESIQSII